A region from the Halobacillus mangrovi genome encodes:
- a CDS encoding metallophosphoesterase family protein, with protein sequence MRYLVVSDIHGDIQKFEDVLKEASYNPKEDQLILLGDYIDRGPQSRDVVAKVKELVEHDGAIAIKGNHDDMFIRSKFDEKALELWEINGASTTLKSYEGKSEEMEEHRQWLEQNLRLYYETEDYIFVHAGLQPHTPLKAQEEDTMLWTRHNERIGLGKTVIHGHTPVRDIAYYKDQVDIDTGAVFGGKLTLLELPSHEVYTVS encoded by the coding sequence ATGCGCTATCTTGTAGTTTCAGATATACATGGAGATATTCAAAAGTTTGAAGATGTATTGAAAGAAGCTTCGTACAATCCAAAAGAAGATCAATTAATCCTACTGGGAGATTATATAGACCGGGGGCCTCAATCAAGAGATGTTGTAGCAAAGGTCAAAGAACTAGTGGAGCATGATGGTGCGATTGCCATTAAAGGCAACCACGATGACATGTTCATTCGCTCCAAATTTGATGAAAAAGCTTTAGAGCTCTGGGAAATCAACGGAGCCTCGACTACGTTAAAGTCGTATGAAGGAAAATCGGAGGAGATGGAGGAGCATCGTCAATGGCTGGAACAGAACCTTCGTCTTTATTATGAAACGGAAGACTATATTTTCGTGCACGCAGGGCTCCAACCTCATACGCCATTAAAAGCCCAGGAGGAAGACACGATGCTATGGACCCGGCACAATGAGAGAATAGGACTTGGGAAAACGGTGATCCACGGTCATACACCGGTTAGAGATATTGCCTATTACAAAGACCAGGTGGATATTGATACAGGGGCAGTGTTTGGAGGAAAGCTGACGCTATTAGAACTTCCTTCGCATGAAGTGTACACGGTATCTTAA
- a CDS encoding multicopper oxidase family protein encodes MLMLEKFVDRLPIMETILPKAHVHRIPFYEVTMRETYEKLHRDLPPTKIWGYNGHYPGPTFHVQKNQPIHVLWKNQLPSKHFLPIDPTVHGAGKNVPEVRTVVHLHGGVTPSASDGYPEAWFTRDFKQVGPHFTNRIYTYPNQQNGTTLWYHDHALGITRLNIYAGLAGMYIIHDPEEIRLNLPQYPYDIPLLIQDRSFYPDGSLLYPTQPDKPTEVHPSIVGEFFGDTILVNGKVWPYYNIEPRRYRFRILNASNSRFYRLSLSNGLPFVQIGTDQGLLEVPIKVPSLLLAPAERADVIVDFSRCYGESIVLKNDAKSDFPDGELPEPDTTGSVMKFHVVSPLTCRDESSIPAKLNAVPKLSNFQHVRTLKLSMKPDSYGREIHLLDDRLWSDPLSETPEWGSTEIWNLVNVSHVTHPIHLHLVRFQIIDRQPFDADFYENEGRIVLTGKRVLPELNERGWKDTVRANPNEITRIIVHFGPYTGLYVWHCHIFEHEDYEMMRPFLIVK; translated from the coding sequence ATGCTTATGTTGGAAAAGTTTGTGGATCGACTTCCCATTATGGAGACTATTCTTCCAAAAGCGCATGTACATCGTATCCCTTTTTATGAAGTAACGATGAGGGAAACATACGAGAAACTGCATCGAGATCTCCCTCCAACCAAGATCTGGGGATATAATGGGCACTATCCAGGCCCTACATTCCATGTTCAAAAGAATCAACCGATTCATGTTTTATGGAAAAATCAACTCCCCTCTAAACATTTTCTTCCTATTGATCCCACTGTTCATGGTGCAGGAAAAAACGTTCCCGAAGTTCGAACGGTCGTGCACCTGCACGGAGGTGTCACCCCTTCGGCAAGTGATGGCTATCCTGAAGCATGGTTTACGAGAGATTTTAAGCAAGTGGGTCCTCATTTTACTAACAGAATTTATACTTACCCCAATCAACAAAATGGTACAACGCTGTGGTACCACGATCATGCATTAGGAATCACACGTTTAAATATCTACGCAGGTTTAGCGGGGATGTATATCATTCATGACCCAGAAGAAATCCGCTTGAATCTGCCCCAGTATCCGTATGATATTCCTCTCCTGATTCAAGATCGTTCATTTTATCCGGATGGCAGTCTCCTGTACCCCACTCAACCAGACAAGCCGACTGAGGTGCACCCTTCTATTGTGGGCGAATTTTTCGGTGACACGATTTTAGTAAATGGAAAAGTATGGCCTTATTACAATATAGAACCTAGACGTTACCGCTTTAGAATACTTAACGCATCAAATTCCCGTTTTTATCGATTATCCCTCTCAAATGGATTACCTTTTGTCCAGATTGGAACAGATCAAGGCTTATTAGAGGTACCGATCAAAGTCCCCTCTCTCCTCCTAGCACCTGCAGAAAGGGCGGACGTTATTGTCGATTTTTCCAGATGTTATGGTGAATCAATCGTGCTGAAGAATGATGCAAAGTCCGACTTCCCAGATGGTGAACTTCCAGAACCTGATACAACTGGATCCGTGATGAAGTTCCATGTCGTTTCTCCTCTTACTTGTCGCGATGAGAGTTCCATTCCTGCTAAACTCAATGCCGTTCCAAAGCTGTCCAACTTTCAACACGTGCGAACATTAAAGCTTAGCATGAAACCTGACTCCTACGGCCGAGAGATCCACTTGTTAGACGACAGGCTCTGGTCAGACCCCCTATCCGAAACACCTGAATGGGGCAGTACGGAAATCTGGAATCTTGTTAATGTGTCTCACGTGACGCACCCCATCCACCTTCATTTGGTTCGTTTTCAAATCATCGATCGCCAACCGTTCGATGCAGATTTCTATGAAAATGAAGGAAGAATTGTCCTCACCGGGAAGCGTGTGCTCCCAGAATTAAATGAACGAGGGTGGAAAGATACGGTTCGGGCCAATCCTAATGAAATCACACGTATTATCGTCCATTTTGGTCCTTATACAGGTTTATATGTATGGCATTGCCATATTTTTGAGCATGAAGATTATGAAATGATGCGTCCGTTCCTAATAGTCAAATGA